The region ATGAGTTCCTACTCTGGCAAAGCCAAAATCAATCAGGTAAACATTCAACTCCTCATCAATGAGGACATTTTCCGGTTTGATGTCACGATGAACGATGGGAGGAATACGGTCTTGTAAGTAAACTAGTATCTCCAGGAGTTTGATAGCAATCTGTTTGACCTCGTCCGCTGTGAAACTACGGACTTGGGAAAGCATTTGTCCTTGCTTGTACTCCTGTACCAGGCAAAAACCATCTCTTGTTTCAAATGTATCCAGATAACGAGGGATGCCAGGGTGGTTCAGGTCTTTGAGGGTTTGGATTTCCCGCTCGATCGCCTTGAACCCCTCCCAATTACTAGCTTTAGCAAACTGGAATTGTTTGATAACAACGAAGTTACCCGACTGATGTTGTGCTAAGTAAGTGACACGCCCACCAATAGGATTACGTCCAAGTTCACGGAGGACTTGATAGCCCTGTGCCGAGAAGTCGGGAAAGTTGTCCCCTGTCATGGTTAGGCAAGGTTATTAGCAGCAATTGCTTTCATACTACCAGAAATCAGCCCGCAGGATAAGGGCTAGTTGCGACCAAATTCAGCACAATGATGTTAATTCTGCAAATTATAACCTAATTTTGTTACCTAGCATAGTTTTCCCAAACGTCACAGTAAAAATTCCCTTTGGCATATGTCTTAGTGAACAATTTGTTACAATTGTCTTCATTTTATCGCCGTCTTACTTTCCCTAGCTATAATAAAAAATTAACCATAACTTAGGCATTACGTAGCTATGAAAATTTTGACAATTGATGAACTGCAAGCAGCAGGTGCAGCTGTCCTAGGTGATGGAAAGCTGAGTTTCCAGGGGCAAACGTTTTTGGAAGGGGGCACCTTTCCTGGTACTTCCCAAGCCTTTGTTCTCTCTATGGCAGAAAAATATCGCAACTTGGGGATTGAGTGCTTGGTAGTTGAGACGGGGGGCAAGTTGACTCTGTGGCGAGCAGAGAAAAAGACTGGGATAGCACTACAGAACAATTTTGTCCCTAAAATGACCATAGCTCACATTGACGATAGCCCTAGCGAAGGGAAAATTCTGGAACACCTCCTAGAGGGCTGTAACTGTCAGCTAGTGCAAATTAGTAATGCTATGGTAGCAGTGACTACTCTACTCAAGGTGAAACCTGACCTCATATTTTTGGATTTACACATGCCTATTGTGAATGGCTACGAAATTTGTGCCCAACTGCGGCGGGTAGAGGCTTTCCAACATACACCTATTATCATCCTCACGGGGAATGATGGCTTAATTGATCGCGTCAGAGCAAAGATGGTAGGAGCTACAGACTTTATCAGCAAACCGA is a window of Pseudanabaenaceae cyanobacterium SKYG29 DNA encoding:
- a CDS encoding response regulator, with the protein product MKILTIDELQAAGAAVLGDGKLSFQGQTFLEGGTFPGTSQAFVLSMAEKYRNLGIECLVVETGGKLTLWRAEKKTGIALQNNFVPKMTIAHIDDSPSEGKILEHLLEGCNCQLVQISNAMVAVTTLLKVKPDLIFLDLHMPIVNGYEICAQLRRVEAFQHTPIIILTGNDGLIDRVRAKMVGATDFISKPIDRVKIMGIINKYRLPQSA